The Vicia villosa cultivar HV-30 ecotype Madison, WI linkage group LG1, Vvil1.0, whole genome shotgun sequence genome includes a region encoding these proteins:
- the LOC131595162 gene encoding uncharacterized protein LOC131595162, whose amino-acid sequence MSEAVANSFWCCPEISFSSSNSMGRSGGLITLWKKDNMEVLASFRGEGFLGIKGKKFSWYSGDGKSKSRIDRFLISNSVVNRDISDISDSNDWRFRFWPKTGGYFGYFLYPPVCQMIGDRDISDHCPIWIMTDNYNWGPKPFKFNNEWFSNDSFVPFVEKEWKSYVVHGRGDYILKEKLRLLKDKIKIWNREVFGKIDLEIEEGVHDINIVD is encoded by the exons ATGAGCGAGGCGGTGGCTAATAGTTTTTGGTGTTGTCCGGagatttctttttcttcctcaaATTCGATGGGTAGATCGGGGGGTTTAATCACTTTATGGAAAAAAGATAACATGGAGGTTTTGGCGAGTTTTAGAGGTGAAGGTTTTTTGGGGATTAAG GGTAAAAAGTTTTCTTGGTATAGCGGTGATGGTAAATCTAAGAGTCGGATTGATCGTTTTCTTATATCAAACTCGGTGGTGAATAGGGATATTTCGGATATTTCGGATTCAAATGATTGGCGATTTCGGTTTTGGCCCAAGACAGGTGGATATTTCGGATATTTCTTATATCCACCTGTCTGTCAAATGATTGGCGATAGGGATATTTCGGATCATTGCCCAATTTGGATTATGACGGATAATTATAATTGGGGGCCAAAACCGTTCAAATTTAATAATGAATGGTTCTCCAACGATTCTTTCGTTCCGTTTGTGGAGAAGGAGTGGAAAAGCTATGTGGTTCATGGAAGAGGAGATTACATCTTGAAGGAGAAGCTTAGACTCCTTAAAGACAAAATAAAGATTTGGAATAGGGAAGTCTTTGGGAAGATTGACCTAGAGATTGAAGAAGGAGTCCATGATATTAACATCGTTGATTAA